The Sphingomonas aliaeris genome segment TCCAAGCGCGCGGTGAAGTTCGGCGCGATCATGATGTCGCTCGGCTATTTCGTCCTGTGCTTCGGCGGACAGACCGCGACGCCCTATGCGACGATCGACGGACAACGCACCACGATCCAGGTCGAACAGGTCGCGGGCGTCGAGACGCGCTACGTCGTCGACGGCGCGACGCGGCTGAAGATCAAGGGCAACGACGACAAGAGCGTCGACCTGCTCGCCGCGGACGGCACCGTCACGCGCCACATCGCGCCCGACGGGTTCCAGTCCGACGCGGATCGCAGCCCGCTGTTCGTCGCGATCATGCTGATCGCGCTGTCGATGATCTCGGTCGGCAACGGCTTCTTCAAACCCAATATCTCGACGATGGTCGGCGAATTGTATGCGCAGGGCGACCGGCGACGCGATTCCGGCTTCACGATCTTCTACATGGGCATCAACCTCGGCTCGCTCGGGTCGCAGATCCTTTGCCCGTTCCTCGCCGATGCCGTCGGCTGGTGGGCCGGCTTCGGCCTGGCCGCGTTCGGCATGCTGTTCTCCTATGCGCTGATCCAGTTCGATGGGGGCAAGCTGAACGGCTATGGCGAGCCCCCGGTGCGCGCCGGCCAGAAGGACCGCGCCCTCGGCATCTTCACCGCCGCGACATTGGGCGTGCCGATCTTCTACTTGCTCTTCGTCAACCTGATGAACATGGCACCGCCGGAACCCGGCTCGGGCATCGTCGGCTATGTTGCCTCGCTGTCGCTGATGGGCAAATTGCTGTTCGGCACCTTCACGATCGCGGTGCCCGGCATCCTGATCTGGTCGTTCCTGAAAGGCTCGCGACAGGAATTCCAGATGATGCTGGCGGCGATGGTGCTGATCGTCTTCAACGTCGTCTTCTGGACGTTGTTCGAACAGGCCGGGTCCAGCCTGACGCTGTTCGCCGATCGCAACACCGATCTGCACCTGTTCGGCATCCCGATCTCCGCCGGGCAGACGCAGTTCTTCAACGCCTTCTTCATCGTCGCGCTGGCGCCGGTGATGAGCATCCTGTGGAGCGGTCTTGCCAAGCGCAACATCGAACCGTCGATCCCGGTCAAGTTCGGCCTCGCGCTGATGGGCGTGGGCGCCGGCTTCCTGTTCCTCGTCTGGGGCACGCAGTTCGTCGGACCGGACTTCAAGGTCGGGATCTGGTGGCTCGCCGGCCTGTACCTGATCCACTCGGTCGCCGAACTCTGCATCTCCCCGGTCGGGCTCAGCATGATCACCAAGCTGTCGATCGCGCGCGTCGTCGGGCTGATGATGGGCGTGTGGTTCCTGTCGATCTCGGTCGCGCAATATTTCGCCGGCATGATCGCGCAGGTCGCCAGCGTCGAGACGGTCGGTGGACAGGTGACCAATTTGAAGGTCAGCCTTGACACTTATAGCGGCGTCTTCACGCTGATCTCCGAATGGGCGATCGGCCTGGGCCTGCTGCTGTTGCTGCTGTCCTGGCCGCTCAAGAAGTGGATGCACGGGGTCAAGTAAGGCGTTGGCCGCGGGGTGGTGATTCACTCCGCGGCCCGTCGATCTGCGGGCGCCCCCCGCCAAGACGCGGGTCCCCGCGTGTCTCCGGGGCGTTACCTCGCTTCATGGCACCCGCACTCCGGCGTCCACCAACCTCCGTTCGTCCTGAGCAACTGTGTTCACGCGGTGCGATATTCGGTATTGTTTTTGACCATCGCGTTGAGGGTTACGAGCAGTTTTCGCATTGTGGCGACGATGGCAAGCTTGAAGGGTTTGCCGGCCTCTCGCAGGCGGTTGGTGGTAGCGGCGAGTTGCCCCTTGCCCGAGCGCGCGATGCTGAGCGCGGCCAGATAGAGACAACGCCTGATGCTGGGCCTGCCGCCCGAGCATCGCCCCGGCCGGCTGGTCTTGCCGCTTTGGCGATCGAAGGGGGCGAGGCCAGCAAGCGCTGCGACCTGTCGACTGGAGAGGCGTCCGAGTTCTGGCATGCGTGCCAGCAGGCATGCGGCAACGACCGGCCCGACGCCGGGTGCTGTGCGGAGCAGGGCTTCGCGAGCGGCCAGATCGGGCGAGGCGGCGATGACGCTGGCAATGGCTTTTTCGATGCGCAGAACCAGGGCCTTGAGCCGTGCGACCTGCGCGACGACGAGGCGGCGCATGGCGGGATCGGCGATGCTCTCCAACTGATTGCCGAACTGGACCGCCTGGGCGACGGCAAGATCGCGCATGCGGACATGCTCGGCCAGCCTCACGGCCTCGGGATCATGGACATAGGGCGTCAGTTCGGGATGCAGTGCTGCCAGACACCGCGCGATGACGGCCGCATCGAGTGGGTCGGTTTTCGCGAGTTGTCGCTCGGCACGGGCGAAACTGCGCACGCGTGCCGGATCGAGGAGATAGGCTGTAACGTCCATCCGATCGAGCAGGATGGCGAGCTTGCGCTCGTAACCGCCCGATGCCTCGAAGCCGATCCGCAGGCACGCCGTACCGGCAAGCCGGACAAGCTTGCGGCCGAGTGCGGCAATGCCGGTCTTGGTATTGGGTACC includes the following:
- a CDS encoding peptide MFS transporter; amino-acid sequence: MVDTPTADSRGEPDISHVNPAEQKTWFGHPPQLARLFTTEMWERFGYYGMRALLTLYLTKHFVFGDRQATGLYGGFTALVYLTPLIGGYLADQYLGSKRAVKFGAIMMSLGYFVLCFGGQTATPYATIDGQRTTIQVEQVAGVETRYVVDGATRLKIKGNDDKSVDLLAADGTVTRHIAPDGFQSDADRSPLFVAIMLIALSMISVGNGFFKPNISTMVGELYAQGDRRRDSGFTIFYMGINLGSLGSQILCPFLADAVGWWAGFGLAAFGMLFSYALIQFDGGKLNGYGEPPVRAGQKDRALGIFTAATLGVPIFYLLFVNLMNMAPPEPGSGIVGYVASLSLMGKLLFGTFTIAVPGILIWSFLKGSRQEFQMMLAAMVLIVFNVVFWTLFEQAGSSLTLFADRNTDLHLFGIPISAGQTQFFNAFFIVALAPVMSILWSGLAKRNIEPSIPVKFGLALMGVGAGFLFLVWGTQFVGPDFKVGIWWLAGLYLIHSVAELCISPVGLSMITKLSIARVVGLMMGVWFLSISVAQYFAGMIAQVASVETVGGQVTNLKVSLDTYSGVFTLISEWAIGLGLLLLLLSWPLKKWMHGVK
- a CDS encoding IS110 family RNA-guided transposase, with the translated sequence MSHSDLFVGIDVAKDELVIHAHPAGMLWRVPNTKTGIAALGRKLVRLAGTACLRIGFEASGGYERKLAILLDRMDVTAYLLDPARVRSFARAERQLAKTDPLDAAVIARCLAALHPELTPYVHDPEAVRLAEHVRMRDLAVAQAVQFGNQLESIADPAMRRLVVAQVARLKALVLRIEKAIASVIAASPDLAAREALLRTAPGVGPVVAACLLARMPELGRLSSRQVAALAGLAPFDRQSGKTSRPGRCSGGRPSIRRCLYLAALSIARSGKGQLAATTNRLREAGKPFKLAIVATMRKLLVTLNAMVKNNTEYRTA